Proteins found in one Panicum hallii strain FIL2 chromosome 4, PHallii_v3.1, whole genome shotgun sequence genomic segment:
- the LOC112889514 gene encoding probable sugar phosphate/phosphate translocator At1g06470: MHPKPEGGDADGGASEVGSPRSGYFRQRSMHAAAAADPEAARRALDVENPPCSAGAGGAPGLRTSESVTKLESLERAERAALAPAVVLRTGFYILVWYAFSTCLTLYNKTLLGDKLGKFPAPLLMNTVHFALQAGLSKLIIFFQSKGPDSAVEMGWKDYFMRVVPTALGTALDINLSNASLVFISVTFATMCKSAAPIFLLLFAFAFRLENPSIKLLGIIFVISIGVLLTVAKETEFDFWGFIFVTLAAVMSGFRWSMTQILLQKDTYGLKNPITLMSHVTPVMAIATMILSLLLDPWSDFQKNSYFNNPWHVMRSCLLMLIGGSLAFFMVLTEYILISATSAITVTIAGVVKEAVTILVAVFYFHDEFTWLKGVGLFTIMIGVSLFNWYKYEKLKRGQTNEDDVNSPQFTADAKYIILDDLEYQDEFGEEDT, translated from the exons ATGCATCCCAAGCCCGAGGGCGGGGATGCCGATGGGGGCGCCTCGGAGGTTGGGTCCCCGCGGTCGGGCTACTTCCGGCAGCGGAGCAtgcacgccgcggcggcggcggatcctGAGGCGGCGCGCCGGGCGCTCGACGTCGAGAACCCCCCGTGCTCCGCCGGTGCCGGCGGGGCCCCGGGGCTTCGGACCAGCGAGTCCGTCACCAAGCTGGAGTCGCTGGAGCGTGCGGAGCGCGCCGCGCTGGCGCCGGCCGTCGTGCTCAGGACCGGGTTCTACATCCTGGTGTGGTACGCGTTCAGCACCTGCCTCACGCT ATACAACAAGACGTTACTGGGGGACAAGCTGGGCAAGTTCCCGGCGCCGCTGCTGATGAACACCGTGCACTTCGCGCTGCAGGCGGGGCTCTCCAAGCTCATAATCTTCTTCCAGTCCAAGGGGCCTGACAGTGCCGTCGAGATGGGGTGGAAGGATTACTTCATGAGAG TTGTGCCAACTGCTTTAGGGACAGCGTTGGACATAAACCTGAGCAACGCATCTCTAGTATTCATCTCGGTGACGTTTGCTACTATG TGTAAATCAGCCGCCCCGATATTCCTTTTGCTCTTCGCGTTTGCATTTAG GTTGGAAAATCCTAGCATCAAGCTTCTAGGAATCATATTCGTTATCTCTATTGGAGTTCTATTGACAG TTGCCAAGGAGACCGAGTTTGACTTTTGGGGCTTCATTTTTGTGACGCTTGCTGCTGTTATGTCAGGATTCCGCTGGTCCATGACCCAGATTCTGTTGCAG AAAGATACTTATG GCCTGAAAAATCCTATTACCTTGATGAGCCATGTTACACCAGTGATGGCCATAGCCACCATGATACTGTCTCTACTACTGGATCCTTGGAGTGATTTTCAGAAGAATTCATATTTCAATAACCCTTGGCATGTCATGCGCAGTTGCTTACTTATGCTTATTGGAGGATCCTTGGCCTTTTTCATG GTGTTAACAGAGTATATACTTATTTCAGCAACAAGTGCCATAACCGTGACGATAGCTGGGGTAGTAAAAGAAGCTGTAACCATTTTG GTTGCAGTATTCTATTTCCATGATGAATTTACTTGGTTGAAAGGGGTTGGTCTTTTCACCATTATGATTGGTGTTAGCTTATTCAATTGGTACAA GTATGAGAAATTAAAAAGGGGTCAGACAAATGAGGACGACGTCAATTCACCTCAATTTACTGCTGATGCCAAGTACATTATTCTTGATGACTTGGAATATCAGGATGAATTTGGGGAGGAAGATACATAA
- the LOC112890207 gene encoding protein O-glucosyltransferase 1-like, which translates to MKGAVFPAAPSGERSLGAVLRTKGVGSVMVGLVVLALLLGARRWTDLDASSLLGNTVSIGAGQRRRHHSNSTAPIVPIPFTCGNETSPRQSKCPATPAPPPPSTTLQVPGGPAPSCPDYFRYIHEDLRPWRGAGITREAVERARPHAYFRLVVVGGRAYVETYQRAYQTRDVFTQWGILQLIRRYPGRVPDLDIMFACDDPGQVRAVDFPSPSEAPPVFRYSKDASTLDIVFPDWSFWGWPEVGIRPWTQMLEEVAQENERVPWPERQPYAFWKGAPARFRIRHELMRCNASNGQEWNARLFSQDWKHAVRNGFKDSSIPKQCLYRYKIYIEGNAWSVSEKYIMACDSPVLFVTTPFQDILSRGLVAGKHYWPINREHVCKSIKFAVDWGNGHPAQARLIGEQGSRFVREEMSIDYVYDYMLHLLTEYSKLLRYKPTVPEKALEICTESMACTARGLHRECMMDSMERHVAGFDPCTLPPPFTEEEAKEIADREAEVLRNVEKMEG; encoded by the exons ATGAAGGGAGCCGTCTTCCCGGCGGCGCCGTCAGGCGAGCGGTCGTTGGGGGCGGTGTTGCGGACGAAGGGCGTGGGATCCGTCATGGTCGGCCTCGTCGTCCTTGCATTGCTGCTTGGCGCACGCAGATGGACCGACCTCGACGCT TCGTCTCTGCTAGGCAACACGGTCAGCATCGGCGCCGGCCAACGGCGGCGTCACCACAGCAACTCTACGGCGCCCATCGTGCCCATACCATTCACCTGCGGCAACGAGACGTCCCCGCGGCAGTCGAAATGCCCCGCgacaccagcaccgccgccgccgtcgacgacGCTGCAAGTCCCCGGCGGCCCGGCGCCGTCGTGCCCGGACTACTTTCGCTACATCCACGAGGACCTCCGGccgtggcgcggcgcggggaTCACGAGGGAGGCGGtggagcgcgcgcggccgcacgccTACTTCCGGCTGGTGGTCGTCGGCGGGCGCGCGTACGTGGAGACGTACCAACGCGCGTACCAGACCCGGGACGTGTTCACGCAGTGGGGCATCCTGCAGCTCATCCGCCGCTATCCCGGCCGCGTCCCGGACCTGGACATCATGTTTGCCTGCGACGACCCCGGCCAGGTGCGCGCCGTCGACTTCCCGTCGCCGTCCGAGGCGCCGCCCGTGTTCCGGTACAGCAAGGACGCGTCGACGCTCGACATTGTGTTCCCGGACTGGTCCTTCTGGGGCTGGCCGGAGGTGGGCATCCGGCCGTGGACGCAGATGCTTGAGGAGGTGGCGCAGGAGAACGAGCGCGTGCCGTGGCCGGAGAGGCAGCCCTACGCCTTCTGGAAGGGGGCACCTGCGCGCTTCCGCATCCGCCATGAGCTCATGAGATGCAACGCTTCCAACGGCCAAGAATGGAACGCCCGCCTTTTCAGCCAG GACTGGAAGCATGCCGTCAGAAATGGCTTCAAAGATTCCAGCATACCGAAGCAATGCTTATACAG GTACAAGATTTACATAGAAGGGAATGCATGGTCAGTGAGCGAGAAGTACATCATGGCGTGCGACTCGCCGGTGCTGTTCGTCACGACGCCCTTCCAGGACATCCTGTCCAGGGGGCTCGTCGCCGGCAAGCACTACTGGCCCATCAACCGGGAGCATGTGTGCAAGTCCATCAAGTTCGCTGTCGACTGGGGCAACGGGCACCCGGCGCAGGCGCGGCTCATCGGCGAGCAGGGCAGCCGGTTCGTGAGGGAGGAGATGAGCATCGACTACGTCTACGACTACATGCTCCACCTGCTCACTGAGTACTCCAAGCTGCTCCGGTACAAGCCCACCGTCCCGGAGAAGGCCCTCGAGATCTGCACCGAGTCCATGGCGTGCACCGCCCGGGGCCTGCACAGGGAGTGCATGATGGACTCCATGGAGAGGCACGTCGCCGGCTTCGACCCGTgcacgctgccgccgccgttcaCCGAGGAAGAGGCCAAGGAGATCGCCGACAGGGAGGCGGAGGTGCTGAGGAACGTAGAGAAGATGGAGGGCTAA
- the LOC112889443 gene encoding uncharacterized protein LOC112889443: MSATADDLARRVAAFLPVTPRPPPPQKQQLSGVAAAVLDAGGRLGRAVGDVFRRLRIDDTFFYSGPPNQSRSSAGKNNGGRPAAGAPTAGKERTTGGGDPLGATGRFARSQGSMNLSASYDSRTNDVESSVVARGDLWRAEASHSSGGGGGSSGSSPRGAGDGANLFLVQLGPVLFVRDTTLLFPVHLSKRHLIWYGFERKNGVHSVCPAYWSAHKRWFFMSMLCLNPVACSFMDIQFPNGQLRYVAGDGFTTRAFLPLGGGVMQAHGKFPGEKRISFSFKNRSGGSVVPMVQWPDKSLSLGIVQPLSWRRSGLMLQPATQISICPTIGGRHPGVCTELIHSVNENAGIVCGYSHTASPSAHASISIGRSKLNGGAARSGIVFRVDAPLHGFGRPWFSVQMNSGIEF, encoded by the exons ATGTCCGCCACGGCCGACGACCTCGCGCGCCGCGTCGCCGCGTTCCTCCCCGTcaccccgcgcccgccgccgccgcagaagCAGCAGCTCtccggcgtcgccgccgccgtgctcgaCGCCGGGGGACGCTTGGGCCGCGCCGTGGGCGACGTTTTCCGCCGCCTCCGCATCGACGACACCTTCTTCTACTCCGGCCCGCCAAATCAGAGCCGGAGCAGCGCCGGGAAGAATAATGGCGGGAGGCCAGCGGCTGGAGCGCCGACGGCCGGCAAGGAGAGGACAACCGGCGGCGGCGATCCCCTAGGCGCCACCGGGAGGTTCGCGCGGTCACAGGGGAGCATGAACCTGTCAGCGTCGTACGACAGCAGGACGAACGACGTGGAGAGCTCGGTGGTGGCCAGAGGCGACCTATGGCGCGCGGAGGCGTCgcacagcagcggcggcggcggcggctccagtGGCTCTTCTCCGAGAGGCGCCGGAGACGGGGCCAACCTGTTCCTGGTGCAGCTCGGCCCGGTCCTCTTCGTCCGCGACACGACGCTGCTGTTCCCGGTGCACCTGTCCAAGCGGCACCTCATCTGGTACGGATTCGAGCGAAAG AATGGCGTTCACTCGGTTTGCCCTGCTTATTGGTCGGCTCAcaagagatggttcttcatgtCCATGCTATGCCTGAACCCGGTTGCTTGC TCATTCATGGACATCCAGTTCCCAAATGGGCAACTAAGATACGTTGCTGGCGATGGCTTCACGACGCGCGCTTTCCTCCCTCTCGGCGGTGGAGTCATGCAAGCCCATGGGAAGTTCCCAGGGGAGAAGAGGATCAGCTTCTCTTTCAAG AACAGGAGTGGGGGCAGCGTCGTCCCAATGGTTCAGTGGCCGGATAAGTCTCTCTCACTGGGGATTGTCCAGCCATTGTCTTGGAGGAGATCTGGCCTGATGCTGCAACCAGCAACGCAGATCAG CATATGCCCTACGATCGGTGGACGCCATCCTGGGGTGTGCACGGAGCTGATCCATTCGGTGAACGAGAACGCCGGCATCGTCTGTGGCTACTCCCACACTGcttcgccttctgcacatgCCTCCATATCG ATCGGAAGATCGAAGCTGAATGGCGGCGCGGCAAGGTCAGGGATAGTGTTCAGAGTAGACGCTCCGCTCCACGGCTTTGGCCGGCCATGGTTCTCGGTTCAGATGAACAGCGGGATCGAGTTCTGA